The following coding sequences are from one Aliarcobacter skirrowii CCUG 10374 window:
- a CDS encoding energy-coupling factor ABC transporter ATP-binding protein: protein MSILYELKNIEYFFDEKRVLSIDNLILEENKIIGFFGPNGSGKSTLFSILSFISKPQNGEIIIDENIKKSVVMLPQNPYLLKRTVFENIAYGLKIRGESVDLKSKVEEALSLVGLDKNFSNRKWNQLSGGEAQRVALASRLILKPKVLILDEPTVGVDTNSAQLIKDAILLAKQKYNTTIFISSHDYTWLKHISDKKIALFQGSLVEHGNINLLFPPWSKNEQGDLVKNFIDGQKIVIPNSKSKKRDSVVIINQSSIKISKFDENNKKEKLIATVTSIQKDENQDNLQIEFSICGINFSCLISKNQIQKDILFPGDKVEVFFDLDSVCWM from the coding sequence ATGAGTATTTTATATGAATTAAAAAATATTGAGTATTTTTTTGATGAAAAAAGAGTTTTAAGTATTGATAATCTTATATTAGAAGAGAATAAAATTATTGGTTTTTTTGGACCAAATGGTAGTGGAAAATCTACACTTTTTTCTATTTTATCTTTTATTTCTAAACCACAAAATGGTGAAATCATAATAGATGAAAATATTAAAAAAAGTGTTGTTATGCTTCCTCAAAATCCATATTTATTAAAACGAACAGTATTTGAAAATATTGCTTATGGTTTAAAAATAAGAGGAGAGAGTGTAGATTTAAAAAGTAAAGTTGAAGAGGCTCTCTCTTTAGTTGGTCTTGATAAAAATTTTTCAAATAGAAAATGGAATCAACTCTCAGGTGGTGAAGCTCAAAGAGTTGCTTTGGCTTCAAGATTAATTTTAAAACCAAAAGTATTAATACTAGATGAACCAACAGTTGGAGTTGATACAAATTCAGCACAATTAATCAAAGATGCTATTTTATTAGCAAAGCAAAAATATAACACTACAATATTTATATCAAGTCACGATTATACATGGTTAAAACATATAAGTGATAAAAAGATAGCACTTTTTCAAGGAAGTTTAGTTGAACATGGAAATATAAATCTACTATTTCCCCCATGGAGTAAAAATGAACAAGGTGATTTGGTTAAAAATTTTATTGATGGTCAAAAAATAGTAATTCCAAACTCTAAGAGTAAAAAAAGAGATTCAGTTGTAATAATCAATCAAAGTAGTATAAAAATATCTAAATTTGATGAAAATAATAAAAAAGAAAAATTGATAGCAACAGTAACATCTATACAAAAAGATGAAAATCAAGATAATCTACAAATAGAGTTCTCCATTTGTGGTATTAATTTTTCTTGTTTAATCTCTAAAAATCAGATTCAAAAAGATATATTATTTCCAGGAGATAAAGTAGAAGTATTTTTTGATTTAGATAGTGTTTGTTGGATGTAA
- a CDS encoding sodium-dependent tyrosine transporter, producing MFVQLNERVLLNLSKITRTKIDHVEDGIRVRFYEGQYQVAKSKRFETVEDANKWLFELLKPFN from the coding sequence ATGTTTGTACAATTAAACGAAAGAGTTCTTTTAAATCTATCTAAAATAACTAGAACGAAAATAGATCATGTTGAAGATGGAATAAGAGTTAGATTTTATGAAGGTCAATATCAAGTTGCAAAGTCAAAAAGATTTGAAACAGTTGAAGATGCTAATAAATGGCTTTTTGAATTATTAAAACCTTTTAATTAA
- a CDS encoding NAD(P)/FAD-dependent oxidoreductase translates to MLNRRDFGKILLGATALSFAACNSLVSPELATLPQDKQRVVIVGGGFGGAAAAKYLRRFDKNVEIVLIEENKEYYTCPFSNAVIAGMEKMDFIKQDLNALKNKHNVKVIYAKVKKVDGATNSVILENGESISYTRAIVSPGIDFKFEKGYTEDNQKYAPHAVKAGEQTVILQKQLEEMKDGGTFVMVAPTDPFRCPPGPYERVSLVAYYLKYNKPNSKIVILDQKDKFSKQGLFTQGWKELYGDMIEWKPAQFGGKVVSVDPKKKLVVTDDGDEIIADVLNYIPNQKASQLAFDSGLVQGDWCPVHPKTFESKLVKNVHVIGDASNAAPMPKSAFSASTQGKVVAMQIARVLANKPVINPPKLANTCYSLLSPKYGISIAAVYNAHDDHIESVNGAGGVSPERDPNGHIRPLEAQYAYAWYRSQTDDVFK, encoded by the coding sequence ATGTTAAATAGAAGAGATTTCGGAAAAATACTTTTAGGTGCTACTGCACTATCTTTTGCTGCTTGTAATAGTTTAGTTAGTCCAGAGTTGGCAACTTTACCACAAGACAAACAAAGAGTTGTAATAGTTGGTGGTGGTTTTGGTGGAGCAGCTGCTGCTAAATACTTAAGAAGATTTGATAAAAATGTTGAGATTGTTTTAATAGAAGAGAACAAAGAGTATTATACTTGTCCATTTAGTAACGCAGTTATTGCTGGTATGGAGAAAATGGATTTCATTAAGCAAGATTTAAATGCACTAAAAAACAAACACAATGTAAAAGTAATCTACGCAAAAGTAAAAAAAGTTGATGGTGCAACAAATAGTGTAATTTTAGAAAATGGTGAATCTATTAGCTATACAAGAGCAATAGTAAGCCCTGGAATTGATTTTAAATTTGAAAAAGGTTATACAGAGGATAATCAAAAATATGCACCTCATGCTGTAAAAGCGGGAGAACAAACTGTTATATTACAAAAACAACTTGAAGAAATGAAAGATGGTGGAACTTTTGTAATGGTAGCACCTACAGACCCTTTTAGATGCCCTCCTGGACCATATGAAAGAGTTTCTTTAGTTGCATACTATTTAAAATACAATAAACCAAACTCTAAAATAGTAATTCTTGATCAAAAAGATAAATTCTCTAAACAAGGTCTATTTACTCAAGGTTGGAAAGAACTTTATGGAGATATGATTGAGTGGAAACCAGCTCAATTTGGTGGAAAAGTTGTAAGTGTTGATCCAAAGAAAAAACTAGTTGTTACTGATGATGGTGATGAGATTATTGCAGATGTTTTAAACTATATTCCAAATCAAAAAGCTAGTCAATTAGCATTTGATTCAGGATTAGTTCAAGGTGATTGGTGTCCTGTACATCCAAAAACATTTGAATCTAAACTTGTAAAAAATGTACATGTTATTGGAGATGCTTCAAATGCAGCACCAATGCCAAAATCAGCATTTAGTGCAAGTACACAAGGAAAAGTTGTAGCAATGCAAATTGCAAGAGTATTAGCTAATAAACCAGTTATAAATCCTCCAAAACTTGCAAATACTTGTTATAGTTTATTAAGTCCAAAATATGGTATTTCTATTGCAGCTGTTTATAATGCTCATGATGATCATATTGAGAGTGTTAATGGTGCTGGAGGAGTTAGTCCAGAAAGAGATCCAAATGGACACATTAGACCACTTGAAGCACAATATGCTTATGCTTGGTACAGAAGCCAAACTGACGACGTATTTAAATAA
- a CDS encoding c-type cytochrome has protein sequence MKKLMFLLVCTATLSFAAKYDPVRAEMLSLSCVNCHGNNGKSVTTIPSISGTKDYLYKTLLNFKNGKNVDGTTYMMQKHTKGFSNEELEQLAYYFSQIK, from the coding sequence ATGAAAAAACTAATGTTTTTGTTGGTTTGTACTGCAACTTTATCTTTTGCAGCAAAATATGACCCAGTTAGAGCTGAAATGTTATCATTGTCATGTGTAAATTGTCATGGAAACAATGGTAAATCTGTTACTACAATTCCTAGTATTAGTGGAACTAAAGATTATCTTTATAAAACACTACTTAACTTTAAAAATGGTAAAAATGTAGATGGTACAACTTATATGATGCAGAAGCATACTAAAGGTTTTAGTAATGAAGAGCTTGAGCAACTTGCATACTATTTCTCACAAATTAAATAG
- a CDS encoding sensor domain-containing diguanylate cyclase, producing MRTRKTILFFILFLIAIETIFYLSIEHFNKVKIEKIKNSQIEKLSSELNIILNFNQKFANMIVDEILYQEKIKNLLKNLNSANETVKNRTRNELLNNLYSTYNRLLQHDFRQLHFHDKYGNSFLRFHSPQNYGDNLLEVRATVKKANETKKPQFGFEEGKVQNGFRNVFPIIIDNEFYGTVELSSSFSAMHHFLHRTYPYEYKLIISKDYVNKRAFKQIAEHYYIGSSVSDKFYEEKINECEIEAIDKKTVSLIDAKIKENFSQKLDSFEAFVEDFKIKNEWYLVTFLPIFDFDQSINTYVLSYSKNSIINDTKQEGFSLFITLNLILSLLIILYILRVNYIQKNIFIKKAYTDTLTKLFNRSKFNVDLDKIIKEKRFCEYSVIMYDIDFFKKVNDTYGHDIGDIVLQEFSDVTKKAIRTTDLVYRWGGEEFIAIIESNSKENLILVAEKMRVAVENFNFTKIGKLTSSFGIAIPKKDDTKDSLLKRADDNLYKAKQTGRNKVVI from the coding sequence ATGAGAACAAGAAAAACTATACTCTTTTTCATACTATTTTTAATAGCTATTGAGACTATTTTCTACCTTTCAATAGAGCATTTTAATAAAGTTAAAATAGAAAAAATCAAAAACTCTCAAATTGAAAAATTAAGTAGTGAATTAAATATTATTTTAAATTTTAATCAAAAATTTGCAAATATGATTGTTGATGAAATTTTGTATCAAGAAAAAATAAAAAATCTATTAAAAAATTTAAATAGTGCTAATGAAACTGTTAAAAATAGAACTAGAAATGAACTTTTAAACAATCTTTACTCTACATACAATAGATTATTGCAACACGATTTTAGACAACTTCATTTTCATGATAAATATGGAAATAGTTTTTTAAGATTTCATTCACCACAAAATTATGGAGATAATCTTTTAGAGGTTAGAGCAACTGTAAAAAAAGCCAATGAGACAAAAAAACCACAATTTGGTTTTGAAGAGGGAAAGGTTCAAAATGGATTTAGAAATGTATTTCCAATTATAATTGATAATGAGTTTTATGGAACAGTTGAACTCTCTAGCTCATTTAGTGCTATGCATCACTTTTTACATAGAACTTATCCTTATGAGTATAAATTAATTATTTCAAAAGATTATGTAAACAAAAGAGCTTTTAAACAAATAGCTGAACACTACTATATTGGTTCATCTGTAAGCGACAAGTTTTATGAAGAGAAGATTAATGAGTGCGAAATTGAAGCTATTGATAAAAAAACAGTCTCTTTAATTGATGCAAAAATTAAAGAAAATTTCTCACAAAAACTTGATTCCTTTGAAGCTTTTGTAGAAGATTTTAAGATTAAAAATGAGTGGTATTTAGTAACTTTTTTACCTATATTTGATTTTGATCAAAGTATAAATACTTATGTATTATCTTACTCAAAAAATAGTATTATCAATGATACAAAACAAGAAGGTTTTTCTCTTTTTATAACTCTAAATTTAATACTATCTTTGCTTATCATTTTATATATTTTAAGAGTGAATTATATACAGAAGAATATTTTTATCAAAAAAGCATATACAGATACTCTTACAAAACTTTTTAATAGAAGTAAATTTAATGTTGATTTAGACAAGATAATAAAAGAGAAAAGATTTTGTGAATATAGCGTTATTATGTATGATATTGATTTCTTTAAAAAAGTAAATGATACTTATGGGCATGATATTGGAGATATAGTTTTACAAGAGTTTTCAGATGTTACAAAAAAAGCAATAAGAACTACAGATTTAGTATATAGATGGGGTGGTGAAGAGTTTATTGCAATAATAGAATCAAACTCTAAAGAGAATTTAATTCTTGTTGCTGAAAAAATGAGAGTTGCTGTTGAAAACTTCAATTTTACAAAAATAGGGAAACTTACAAGTAGTTTTGGAATTGCAATTCCAAAAAAAGATGATACAAAAGATAGTTTACTAAAAAGAGCAGATGATAACCTTTACAAAGCAAAGCAGACTGGTAGAAACAAAGTTGTAATTTAA
- a CDS encoding ABC transporter ATP-binding protein produces MNEKISLKYIFKLLLKNKKALLWGQFFTIIGIFISVPIPLLLPLLVDEVLLEKPSFFVNNIDYFFGSGDPFYYIAIVTVVVILLRFLHFIFGVINSKIFTKISKTVIFDIRVKLLNHLKKVTTNEYETIGSGKIAANLITDVNTLDSFIVNVASKLITSSLTLIAVALIIINIDLVLGLMILFTQPTIAIISRKIAKKTGELKKEENKAIESFQSNINETLDLFSQIKASNKENDFFEESIKKADDIKITSNEFGYKSVAFEKLSYTIFLFAFEIFRATGLLLVAYSDLSIGLMFAMFGYIWFIMSPVQEILSIQYSLASAKAAIGRINSVLELSCEKDGDIKLDSKNGVDISLKNLSFSYNKDKNNLSNISFDIKAGEKIAIIGASGSGKTTISQLIAGFYEKSSGDILYNNISIDDIDKKSLRNSVFLVLQMPILFNNTLRFNLTMGEDIDDNNIYKALKIAQMDDVLKNMPNGLDTIVGKMGVRLSGGQRQRLSIARMILANPSVVIFDESTSALDVQTETNLFKELKEFLKDKTVITIAHRLSSVKNASKIYVLNDGELVQSGSASKLEQEDGHYLDFVKNQLI; encoded by the coding sequence ATGAACGAAAAAATATCTTTAAAATATATTTTTAAACTACTTTTAAAAAATAAAAAAGCCCTACTTTGGGGACAATTTTTTACTATAATTGGAATTTTTATAAGTGTTCCAATTCCTTTATTGCTTCCTTTATTAGTTGATGAAGTTTTACTTGAAAAACCAAGTTTTTTTGTAAATAACATAGACTACTTTTTTGGAAGTGGGGATCCATTTTATTATATAGCAATTGTTACAGTTGTTGTAATATTATTAAGATTTTTACACTTTATATTTGGAGTAATAAATAGTAAAATTTTTACAAAAATATCAAAAACTGTTATATTTGATATAAGAGTAAAACTTCTAAATCATTTAAAAAAAGTTACAACAAATGAGTATGAAACAATTGGTAGTGGAAAGATTGCTGCAAATTTAATTACAGATGTAAATACTTTAGATAGTTTTATTGTAAATGTTGCAAGTAAACTAATTACTTCATCTTTAACTTTAATTGCAGTTGCTTTAATAATTATAAATATAGATTTAGTTTTAGGTTTAATGATTCTTTTTACACAACCAACTATTGCAATAATTTCTAGAAAAATTGCAAAAAAAACTGGAGAGTTAAAAAAAGAGGAAAACAAAGCCATAGAGTCTTTTCAAAGTAATATAAATGAGACTTTAGATCTATTTTCACAAATAAAAGCAAGTAATAAAGAGAATGATTTTTTTGAAGAGTCCATAAAAAAAGCAGATGATATAAAAATAACTTCAAATGAGTTTGGCTACAAAAGTGTTGCTTTTGAAAAACTATCTTACACAATATTTCTATTCGCATTTGAAATATTTAGAGCAACTGGACTTTTACTTGTAGCTTATAGTGATTTATCAATTGGTTTAATGTTTGCTATGTTTGGTTATATTTGGTTTATTATGTCTCCTGTTCAAGAGATTTTATCTATTCAATACTCACTTGCAAGTGCAAAAGCAGCAATAGGAAGAATAAATAGTGTTTTAGAGTTATCTTGTGAAAAAGATGGAGATATAAAATTAGATAGTAAAAATGGGGTTGATATCTCTTTAAAAAATCTATCTTTTTCATATAATAAAGATAAAAATAATCTATCAAACATAAGTTTTGATATAAAAGCTGGTGAAAAAATTGCAATTATTGGAGCAAGTGGTAGTGGTAAAACTACAATATCTCAATTAATTGCTGGATTTTATGAAAAAAGCTCAGGCGATATTTTATACAACAATATAAGTATTGATGATATAGATAAAAAGAGTTTAAGAAATAGCGTATTTTTGGTTCTTCAAATGCCAATATTATTTAATAACACTCTTAGATTTAATCTAACAATGGGTGAAGATATTGATGATAATAATATTTATAAAGCTTTAAAAATTGCTCAAATGGATGATGTTTTAAAAAATATGCCAAATGGTCTTGATACAATTGTTGGGAAAATGGGTGTTAGATTAAGTGGAGGTCAAAGACAAAGATTATCAATAGCTAGAATGATTTTAGCAAACCCAAGCGTTGTAATTTTTGATGAATCAACTTCAGCACTTGATGTTCAAACTGAGACAAATCTATTTAAAGAGTTAAAAGAGTTTTTAAAAGATAAGACAGTTATAACAATAGCTCATAGATTAAGTAGTGTTAAAAATGCCTCTAAAATATATGTTTTAAATGATGGAGAGCTTGTTCAAAGTGGAAGTGCTAGTAAGTTAGAGCAAGAAGATGGACACTATTTGGATTTTGTAAAAAATCAATTAATATAA
- a CDS encoding FAD-dependent oxidoreductase, giving the protein MRYDVVIIGAGAAGFACALTLGSANDKFDWAKDKKYLILDDNKSDLNVGKYFNVAGVDSGINGVDLLLKMKKQLEIYKDVELKDEKATKIENLGEYFKITTQNSTYEASIVVLATGLHKFDIECEDVNVKDNIFVPKPNNIYLENSNNLISKNLYVAGLASGVPTMFSCASGDGAKVACDIFKLWSGKIAVVHDVKA; this is encoded by the coding sequence ATGAGATATGATGTAGTAATTATTGGAGCTGGAGCTGCTGGCTTTGCTTGTGCTTTGACTTTAGGAAGTGCAAATGATAAATTTGATTGGGCAAAAGATAAAAAATATCTAATTTTAGATGATAATAAAAGTGATTTAAATGTTGGAAAATATTTTAATGTTGCTGGAGTTGATAGTGGAATCAATGGTGTTGATTTACTTCTTAAAATGAAAAAACAGCTAGAGATATATAAAGATGTTGAACTAAAAGATGAAAAAGCTACTAAAATTGAGAATTTAGGCGAATATTTTAAAATAACAACACAAAACTCTACTTATGAAGCTTCAATTGTAGTATTAGCAACTGGTCTTCATAAATTTGATATAGAGTGTGAAGATGTAAATGTAAAAGATAACATATTTGTTCCAAAACCAAATAATATATATTTGGAAAATTCAAACAATTTAATCTCTAAAAATCTATATGTAGCTGGACTTGCAAGTGGTGTTCCTACAATGTTTTCATGTGCAAGTGGAGATGGAGCTAAAGTTGCTTGTGATATTTTTAAACTTTGGAGTGGAAAAATAGCAGTTGTTCACGATGTAAAGGCATAA
- a CDS encoding alpha/beta fold hydrolase, with protein sequence MKEKIYFIPGLMTDIRLWSKALPLLKDDFEIIHIPIPSSTDFDEIVDILNKEFKEDKINILGFSLGGYIASYFTCKYPQRVKRLFTVAATPGTTSKVELERREKKLVDFENSSEFGLELEKAIMLLEEQNQSDLSLAQTMVDMFNDLGRDTFLTQLKSTFNRVDLFDKLKDKTIPMHMLYSSNDRLLDLEALDKLHNQKHNIKLIKRDGTSHNIPLEFPELFASSVKEWIKE encoded by the coding sequence ATGAAAGAAAAAATATATTTTATACCAGGTCTTATGACAGATATTAGACTTTGGAGCAAAGCATTACCACTTTTAAAAGATGATTTTGAAATTATTCATATACCTATTCCAAGTTCAACAGATTTTGATGAGATTGTTGATATTTTAAACAAAGAGTTTAAAGAAGATAAGATAAATATCTTAGGATTTTCACTAGGAGGATATATCGCATCATATTTTACTTGTAAATATCCACAAAGAGTTAAAAGATTATTTACAGTTGCAGCAACACCTGGAACTACATCTAAAGTTGAGCTTGAAAGAAGAGAAAAAAAGTTAGTAGATTTTGAAAATAGTAGTGAATTTGGCTTGGAGCTTGAAAAAGCAATAATGCTTTTAGAAGAGCAAAATCAAAGTGATTTATCTTTGGCTCAAACTATGGTTGATATGTTTAATGATTTAGGAAGAGATACTTTTTTAACTCAACTAAAAAGTACATTTAATAGAGTTGATCTATTTGATAAATTAAAAGATAAAACTATCCCTATGCACATGCTTTATAGCTCAAATGATAGACTTTTGGATTTGGAGGCTTTAGATAAACTACATAATCAAAAACATAATATTAAATTAATAAAAAGAGATGGAACTAGCCATAATATTCCTTTGGAGTTTCCAGAGCTTTTTGCTTCTAGTGTAAAAGAGTGGATAAAAGAGTAA
- a CDS encoding YgaP family membrane protein, with amino-acid sequence MNIFEKIRAFCRPFRIVLGLVLIAIGIYTGIVWFYLGVIPLIVGLMDICPVCMISKKCTPKTKKD; translated from the coding sequence ATGAATATTTTTGAAAAAATAAGAGCTTTTTGTAGACCATTTAGAATAGTTTTAGGACTTGTTTTAATTGCAATTGGTATTTATACAGGGATTGTTTGGTTTTATTTAGGAGTTATTCCATTGATTGTAGGACTTATGGATATTTGTCCTGTTTGTATGATTAGTAAAAAGTGTACGCCAAAAACAAAAAAAGATTAA
- a CDS encoding M99 family carboxypeptidase catalytic domain-containing protein produces MKSLFLIIFLLTNIFAANKEFTLYKKGSLDENENTLLIIGGIHGDEPGGYFAPAFLEQHYNITKGSVWIAPSVNIDSMVANRRGVYNDMNRKFSTISKNDPDYVNVNKIKELILNPKVDLILNLHDGHGFYRQTYENAIFNPRAWGQATIIDQKMIDSLEKFGNLDEIATTVRDNLNSDMLFKDYHYFGVKNTETKYKDEQQQLSLTFFAVTNNKPAFAIETSKNITDLAHKVIYQLKSIEEFMKIMNIEFTRDFDLNNLKEVEKLLNEFKTVTINDNIKLDLNNIRSILRYVPLNKGENIFNFEHPIGEAKFQNGSYRIFIGNRLITSLVPQYFEIEKNIHDIKFEVDGQIIDTSFANIIEVKNSFKVLTTPLRVNVIGFSKDGVDSEDNITLTKKDMVNSFSIDRSLNQYRVEFYNNEKFEGMIVVKFID; encoded by the coding sequence ATGAAATCTCTTTTTCTAATTATATTTTTACTTACAAATATCTTTGCAGCCAATAAAGAGTTTACTCTATATAAAAAAGGCTCTTTAGATGAAAATGAAAATACTCTTTTAATAATTGGTGGAATACACGGAGATGAACCAGGTGGTTATTTTGCTCCAGCATTTTTAGAGCAACACTATAATATTACAAAAGGGAGTGTTTGGATTGCACCAAGTGTAAATATAGATAGTATGGTTGCAAATAGAAGAGGTGTTTACAATGATATGAATAGAAAATTTAGTACTATTTCAAAAAATGACCCTGATTATGTAAATGTAAATAAAATTAAAGAGCTAATTTTAAATCCAAAAGTTGATTTAATCTTAAATCTACACGATGGACATGGATTTTATAGACAAACTTATGAAAATGCTATATTTAATCCAAGAGCTTGGGGACAAGCAACAATAATTGACCAAAAAATGATTGACTCATTGGAAAAATTTGGAAATCTTGATGAGATAGCTACAACTGTAAGAGATAATTTAAATAGTGATATGCTTTTTAAAGATTACCACTATTTTGGTGTAAAAAATACTGAAACAAAGTATAAAGATGAGCAACAACAACTATCTTTAACTTTTTTTGCAGTTACAAACAATAAACCAGCTTTTGCAATTGAAACAAGCAAAAATATTACAGATTTAGCTCATAAAGTTATTTATCAACTAAAATCAATTGAAGAGTTTATGAAGATAATGAATATTGAGTTTACTAGAGACTTTGATTTAAATAATCTAAAAGAGGTAGAGAAACTTTTAAATGAGTTTAAAACAGTTACTATAAATGATAATATAAAACTAGATTTGAATAATATAAGATCTATTTTAAGATATGTTCCTCTAAATAAAGGTGAAAATATCTTTAATTTTGAACACCCAATTGGTGAAGCTAAATTTCAAAATGGTTCATATAGAATTTTTATTGGAAACAGACTTATAACTTCACTTGTTCCTCAATATTTTGAAATTGAGAAAAATATTCACGATATAAAATTTGAAGTAGATGGACAAATTATAGATACATCATTTGCAAATATTATTGAAGTAAAAAATAGCTTCAAAGTTCTAACTACACCGCTTAGAGTAAATGTTATTGGATTTAGTAAAGATGGTGTTGATAGTGAAGACAATATCACTTTAACAAAAAAAGATATGGTAAATAGCTTCTCAATTGATAGATCTTTAAATCAATATAGAGTTGAATTTTATAATAATGAGAAATTTGAAGGTATGATTGTAGTTAAATTTATAGATTAG
- a CDS encoding protein adenylyltransferase SelO, translating into MKNRIKKYIESFEELLELRNYSFVNNLNPDPEVNLNKDNKFAREVFSGHYVEVEPTAIKEPIYVVHSKNFFEELGFSEELLKEDEFIKLFSGDISNVSRKNDIKSWATGYALSIYGTEYYAQCPFQTGNGYGDGRAISVLEAVINGKRWEFQLKGGGKTPYCRGADGRAVLRSSVREFLAQEHMHSLGIPTSRSLTLFTSKKEQVTRPWFNENSYSKDPEVMIEEDVAITTRVASSFLRVGQIELFGRRTRKNEHKDALKELEMIVLHLIDREYSEEIKEDLSLEEKVLLLAQSFQDRLTSLVANWIKVGYCQGNFNSDNCAAGGFTLDYGPFGFIEMFEPKYQSWTGGGMHFSFFNQPRAAQKNFKSFCSALKPLLSSNKEAFEKLENIENSFANVMQEKMQNMWASKLGLEKFDYELFDELINLMIDTKVDYTIFFRELSNIVDDISNIEKSFYVNLENDILKQRWNSWFENWKVKINVNDEESKQKLSKQMKLINPKYTLREWHLVWAYKEAEKGNYKPIKELQEIMTNPYSEQTKEIEEKYYTKKPSDFFGIAGISHVSCSS; encoded by the coding sequence ATGAAAAATAGAATTAAAAAATATATAGAATCGTTTGAAGAACTTTTAGAATTAAGAAACTACTCATTTGTAAACAATTTAAATCCTGATCCAGAGGTAAATTTAAACAAAGATAATAAATTTGCTAGAGAGGTTTTTAGTGGACACTATGTAGAGGTTGAACCAACAGCTATAAAAGAGCCAATTTATGTAGTTCATAGTAAAAACTTTTTTGAAGAGTTGGGTTTTAGTGAAGAGTTATTAAAAGAAGATGAGTTTATAAAACTATTTTCAGGAGATATCTCAAATGTTTCAAGAAAAAATGATATAAAATCTTGGGCAACTGGATATGCTTTATCTATTTATGGAACTGAGTATTATGCACAATGCCCTTTTCAAACTGGAAATGGCTACGGAGATGGTAGGGCAATCTCTGTTTTGGAAGCTGTGATAAATGGTAAAAGATGGGAATTTCAACTAAAAGGTGGTGGAAAAACTCCATATTGTAGAGGTGCAGATGGAAGGGCAGTTTTAAGATCAAGTGTTAGAGAGTTTTTGGCTCAAGAGCATATGCACTCACTTGGAATTCCTACTTCAAGGTCTTTAACTTTGTTTACTTCTAAAAAAGAGCAGGTAACTAGACCTTGGTTCAATGAGAATTCTTACTCAAAAGACCCTGAAGTTATGATAGAAGAAGATGTTGCGATTACTACTAGAGTTGCATCTTCATTTTTAAGAGTAGGTCAAATAGAACTTTTTGGAAGACGAACTAGAAAAAATGAACATAAAGATGCTTTAAAAGAGTTAGAGATGATTGTTTTACACTTAATTGATAGAGAATATAGTGAAGAAATTAAAGAAGATTTGAGTCTGGAAGAAAAAGTGCTTTTACTAGCACAAAGTTTTCAAGATAGACTTACTTCTTTAGTAGCAAACTGGATCAAAGTTGGGTACTGTCAAGGAAATTTCAATAGTGATAACTGCGCAGCTGGTGGTTTTACTCTTGATTATGGACCATTTGGATTTATTGAGATGTTTGAGCCAAAATATCAATCTTGGACTGGTGGTGGAATGCACTTTTCATTTTTTAATCAGCCAAGAGCTGCACAAAAAAACTTCAAATCATTTTGTAGTGCTTTAAAACCACTGCTTAGTTCAAATAAAGAGGCTTTTGAAAAGCTTGAAAATATAGAGAATAGTTTTGCAAATGTTATGCAAGAGAAGATGCAAAATATGTGGGCTAGTAAATTGGGCTTAGAAAAGTTTGATTATGAGTTGTTTGATGAGCTTATAAATCTTATGATAGATACAAAAGTTGACTACACAATATTTTTTAGAGAGTTATCAAATATTGTAGATGATATTTCAAATATAGAAAAAAGCTTTTATGTAAATTTAGAAAATGATATTTTAAAACAAAGATGGAATAGTTGGTTTGAAAACTGGAAAGTAAAAATAAATGTAAATGATGAAGAGTCAAAACAAAAATTATCAAAGCAAATGAAACTAATAAATCCAAAATATACTCTAAGAGAGTGGCATCTTGTTTGGGCATATAAAGAGGCAGAAAAAGGAAATTATAAACCAATAAAAGAGCTACAAGAGATAATGACAAATCCATATAGTGAGCAAACAAAAGAGATAGAAGAGAAGTACTATACTAAAAAACCCTCAGATTTTTTTGGAATAGCTGGAATATCGCATGTGAGTTGTTCGTCGTAA